From one Nonomuraea polychroma genomic stretch:
- a CDS encoding glucodextranase DOMON-like domain-containing protein codes for MLAMRRSVLALVCSAALVAVPVDPVQAAAPAPGGPGTLSHFGLARKDCVGTAANRSSKVWYTVAGGVLSDVYEPTIDNTNVETMQFVVTDGSTFTELQARDTTYELATDRSGMTCTITSASKNGRYRLTTTYLTDPGRNAVVVRTRLQPPGLRLYVRLDASVNGNGGGGPANGGADSGVVDGPTGAPVIADENTETSAPARDYAVPTHLALRAERRLPQASVGYAGTSSDGAAQLDAARTLTPYAEAPDGNVVATARLPLDAAGEVTFALGFGRSRAAALRVAGEAAARPFPATRAHYEGGWAAYDAGLRRPPAAQADLYRLSANVLKASEDKTFPGAVVASLASPWGQAVSAGDLVGGKAVYFGSYREVFSRDLYEAFTGFLAAGDVATARDTARFLLERQQLPDGRLPRNSLLNGALAPDSGGDQLDETAYPILMAYQSGLTGVWDDVRAAADFLVSHGPAFGVERWEEQSGYSPSTIAAEIAALVAAGELAAREGSQARARLYRATADHFARSVKEWTVTTTGPYASRYFLRLSRNGNPDAAVSYNLGNGGPTEDQRRVVDAGFLELTRLGILPPGDPDVLASVPVVDRVLKRTTASGPGWYRYGSDTEGTEDGYGDCYEPDPTSCAPSGRPWPTGNTGSGHVWPVLAGERAEQALQTGDQTTAAALLKAMRDMSSGTGLIPEQAWENPDLAASPYGTDPATASIGMRDGGPAGSASPLTWAQAQALRLVLSLGSTRPVEQPAVVRKRYADRGMPQAAPLTVTAPADGTAVAGTSVTVEGATAPGARVDVAATPIDTGAPTRIVSARAGADGAFTAQAPVSFGEVVLTVTATTADGRTGHARRTVVGDIVGATTVLDVADPEGDDDGPGTYAYPTAADFHDGAFDLRRFQVITDATTVYLRAELRDLSPTFGNQMGAQLLDVYVQDPAVATRSTEAAFPQRNHRIAEQDAWTQRVEVQGFAAPVWVTAAGAAQAGAAVRASGTTRTITVALPKSTFGTPGPGWRFAVVLTGQDGFSADQARGFAATPQPYLFGVCAEGGTDPLCGVDPGTVPKAMDIIVPAGQSQADVLNPLPGPVAVPAVLVP; via the coding sequence ATGCTCGCGATGCGTCGGTCCGTCCTTGCCCTGGTCTGCTCCGCCGCGCTGGTCGCCGTCCCCGTCGATCCGGTCCAGGCCGCCGCGCCCGCCCCGGGCGGGCCGGGGACGCTGTCACACTTCGGCTTGGCACGCAAGGACTGCGTGGGCACGGCCGCGAACAGGTCGTCCAAGGTCTGGTACACGGTCGCGGGCGGCGTCCTGTCCGACGTGTACGAGCCGACGATCGACAACACCAACGTCGAGACGATGCAGTTCGTGGTGACCGACGGCAGCACGTTCACCGAGCTCCAGGCCCGCGACACCACGTACGAGCTGGCCACCGACCGCTCCGGCATGACATGCACGATCACCTCTGCGAGCAAGAACGGCCGTTACCGGCTGACCACCACCTACCTCACCGACCCCGGCAGGAACGCCGTCGTCGTGCGGACCCGGCTGCAGCCGCCCGGGTTGCGGCTGTACGTGCGCCTGGACGCGAGCGTCAACGGCAACGGCGGCGGCGGTCCGGCGAACGGCGGCGCGGACAGCGGCGTCGTCGACGGGCCGACCGGCGCGCCGGTGATCGCGGACGAGAACACCGAGACCTCGGCCCCGGCCCGCGACTACGCGGTGCCCACCCACCTGGCGCTGCGGGCCGAGCGGCGGTTGCCGCAGGCGAGCGTCGGCTACGCGGGCACCTCCAGTGACGGCGCCGCCCAGCTGGACGCGGCCCGCACGCTGACCCCGTACGCCGAGGCGCCGGACGGCAACGTGGTCGCCACCGCGCGGCTGCCGCTCGACGCGGCCGGCGAGGTGACGTTCGCGCTGGGGTTCGGCCGCAGCCGGGCCGCCGCGCTGCGGGTCGCGGGCGAGGCCGCCGCCAGACCGTTCCCGGCGACGCGCGCCCACTACGAGGGCGGCTGGGCGGCCTACGACGCCGGACTGCGCCGGCCACCGGCCGCGCAGGCGGACCTCTACCGGCTGTCGGCCAACGTGCTGAAGGCCAGTGAGGACAAGACGTTCCCCGGCGCGGTCGTCGCGTCATTGGCCAGCCCGTGGGGGCAGGCGGTTTCGGCGGGCGACCTGGTCGGCGGCAAGGCGGTGTACTTCGGCTCCTACCGCGAGGTGTTCTCGCGCGACCTGTACGAGGCGTTCACCGGTTTCCTGGCCGCCGGTGACGTGGCGACGGCCCGGGACACTGCCCGGTTCCTGCTGGAACGCCAGCAGTTGCCGGACGGGCGGCTGCCGCGTAACTCTCTGCTGAACGGCGCGCTGGCGCCCGACTCGGGCGGCGACCAGCTGGACGAGACCGCGTACCCGATCCTGATGGCCTACCAGTCCGGCCTGACCGGCGTGTGGGACGACGTGCGGGCGGCGGCCGACTTCCTGGTGTCGCACGGTCCGGCGTTCGGCGTGGAGCGGTGGGAGGAGCAGTCGGGCTACTCGCCGTCCACGATCGCGGCCGAGATCGCCGCGCTGGTCGCGGCCGGGGAGCTCGCGGCCAGGGAGGGCAGCCAGGCGCGGGCCAGGCTGTATCGGGCCACGGCCGATCATTTCGCGCGGTCGGTCAAGGAATGGACGGTCACGACCACCGGTCCGTACGCCTCCCGGTACTTCCTGAGGTTGTCCAGGAACGGGAATCCGGACGCGGCGGTGTCGTACAACCTGGGCAACGGCGGGCCGACCGAAGATCAGCGTCGGGTCGTGGACGCCGGGTTCCTGGAGCTGACCCGGCTCGGCATCCTGCCGCCCGGCGATCCCGACGTGCTGGCCAGCGTGCCGGTCGTGGACCGGGTGCTCAAGCGCACGACGGCGAGCGGCCCCGGCTGGTACCGCTACGGCTCCGACACCGAGGGCACCGAGGACGGGTACGGCGACTGCTACGAGCCCGACCCGACGTCCTGCGCGCCGTCGGGCAGACCATGGCCGACCGGCAACACCGGCTCGGGCCACGTGTGGCCGGTCCTGGCCGGTGAGCGGGCCGAGCAGGCGCTCCAGACCGGTGACCAGACGACCGCGGCGGCGCTGCTCAAGGCCATGCGCGACATGTCGTCGGGCACCGGGCTGATCCCCGAGCAGGCGTGGGAGAACCCCGACCTGGCCGCCTCGCCCTACGGCACGGATCCGGCCACCGCCTCGATCGGCATGCGCGACGGCGGTCCCGCCGGGTCGGCGTCCCCGCTCACCTGGGCGCAGGCCCAGGCGCTCCGGCTCGTCCTGTCGCTCGGCTCCACCCGCCCGGTGGAGCAGCCCGCCGTCGTGCGCAAGCGCTACGCCGACCGCGGCATGCCGCAGGCCGCCCCGCTGACCGTGACCGCCCCGGCCGACGGGACCGCGGTGGCCGGCACGTCGGTCACCGTCGAGGGCGCCACGGCGCCCGGCGCGCGGGTGGACGTCGCCGCCACGCCCATCGACACCGGCGCCCCCACCCGGATCGTCTCGGCGCGCGCCGGGGCGGACGGCGCGTTCACGGCCCAGGCGCCGGTGTCGTTCGGCGAAGTCGTGCTCACCGTGACCGCCACCACCGCGGACGGCCGCACCGGGCACGCCCGGCGCACGGTGGTCGGCGACATCGTGGGAGCCACGACCGTGCTCGACGTGGCCGATCCCGAAGGGGACGACGACGGGCCGGGCACCTACGCGTACCCGACGGCCGCCGACTTCCACGACGGGGCGTTCGACCTGCGCAGGTTCCAGGTGATCACGGACGCGACGACCGTCTACCTGCGGGCGGAGCTCCGCGACCTGTCCCCCACGTTCGGCAACCAGATGGGCGCGCAACTGCTCGACGTGTACGTCCAGGACCCGGCCGTGGCGACGCGGTCAACCGAGGCGGCGTTCCCGCAGCGTAACCACCGCATCGCCGAGCAGGACGCGTGGACGCAGCGGGTGGAGGTCCAGGGCTTCGCCGCACCGGTGTGGGTGACGGCCGCCGGCGCGGCCCAGGCGGGCGCGGCGGTCCGGGCTTCGGGGACCACGCGGACGATCACGGTCGCGCTGCCCAAGAGCACGTTCGGCACGCCAGGGCCGGGATGGCGGTTCGCGGTCGTGCTGACCGGGCAGGACGGTTTCAGCGCCGACCAGGCCAGGGGCTTCGCCGCGACGCCGCAGCCGTACCTGTTCGGCGTGTGCGCCGAGGGCGGGACGGATCCGCTGTGCGGGGTGGATCCCGGCACCGTGCCCAAGGCGATGGACATCATCGTGCCGGCCGGGCAGTCCCAGGCGGACGTGCTCAACCCGCTGCCCGGCCCCGTCGCCGTGCCTGCCGTCCTCGTTCCGTGA
- a CDS encoding multicopper oxidase domain-containing protein — MHLAHFQVLARNGRPPAATDGGWKDTVDVRPYEVVDVLARFHGYRGRYMLHCHNLETRGHGDDGRLRRDLGRAGPHVGYGRAEKAQALRRAGMSMA; from the coding sequence GTGCACCTGGCCCACTTCCAGGTGCTCGCGCGCAACGGCCGGCCGCCGGCCGCCACCGACGGCGGTTGGAAGGACACGGTGGACGTGCGCCCGTACGAGGTCGTGGACGTGCTCGCCCGCTTCCACGGCTACCGGGGCCGCTACATGCTGCACTGCCACAACCTTGAAACACGAGGACATGGCGATGATGGCCGACTTCGACGTGATCTAGGTCGGGCAGGTCCGCATGTCGGGTACGGGAGAGCGGAGAAGGCTCAGGCGCTACGTCGCGCCGGGATGTCGATGGCCTGA
- a CDS encoding response regulator, with protein sequence MIRVLLADDQPLIRAGFKALLELTDDITVVGEAGDGARAVELAKRLLPDVALLDVRMPLLDGIQATRRIGADPELDGVRVVILTNYALDEYVFAALRAGASGFLLKDIEPGDLLQSVRVAARGEALLSPSVTRRLIEEYVSTPPRPAPVPGSDRLTGREREIVSLVGRGMSNEEIAAHLVISEATAKTHVSRSMTKLGVRDRAQLVVFAYESGLVVPGGHGQKASRNS encoded by the coding sequence GTGATCAGGGTCCTGCTGGCCGACGACCAGCCGCTCATCCGGGCCGGGTTCAAGGCGCTGCTCGAGCTGACCGACGACATCACGGTGGTCGGCGAGGCGGGCGACGGGGCGCGGGCCGTGGAACTGGCCAAGCGGCTGCTGCCGGACGTGGCGCTGCTGGACGTGCGGATGCCGCTGCTCGACGGCATCCAGGCCACCCGCAGGATCGGCGCGGACCCGGAGCTGGATGGGGTGCGGGTGGTGATCCTCACCAACTACGCGCTCGACGAGTACGTCTTCGCCGCGCTCCGGGCGGGGGCCAGCGGGTTCCTGCTCAAGGACATCGAGCCGGGCGACCTGCTGCAGTCGGTGCGGGTGGCCGCCCGGGGCGAGGCGCTGCTGTCGCCGTCGGTGACGCGCCGCCTGATCGAGGAGTACGTCAGCACACCGCCGCGACCGGCACCGGTGCCGGGTTCGGACCGGCTGACCGGGCGGGAGCGGGAGATCGTGTCCCTCGTGGGACGGGGCATGTCGAACGAGGAGATCGCCGCGCACCTGGTGATCAGCGAGGCCACCGCCAAGACCCATGTGAGCAGGTCCATGACCAAGCTGGGCGTGCGTGACCGGGCGCAGCTGGTCGTGTTCGCGTACGAGTCGGGGCTGGTGGTCCCCGGCGGGCATGGTCAGAAGGCCAGCAGGAACTCGTAG
- a CDS encoding serine/threonine-protein kinase, which produces MSRPQPDLGQISGYRLTGFLGDGGQGTVYRGLSPSGDEVAVKVLHARMSEDAEERRRFFRQVELARRVAPFCTARVLDMGMHDDRPYIVSEYVRGDSLDRVVRQDGPRTGGGLDRLAVATATALAAIHRAGVVHRDFKPGNVILGPEGPVVIDFGISRALDHAVTQSGAFGTPGYMAPEQVSSDRSDFGSDRLISFDPATERFTPANGEAAGVRQIHGRPGEVWGAASGEDALLLVRTSSG; this is translated from the coding sequence CGGGCAGATCTCCGGCTACCGGCTCACCGGTTTTCTCGGCGACGGTGGCCAGGGCACGGTGTATCGCGGCCTGAGCCCGTCCGGCGACGAGGTCGCGGTCAAGGTGCTGCATGCCCGCATGTCAGAGGACGCCGAGGAACGCCGCAGGTTCTTCAGGCAGGTGGAGCTGGCGCGCCGGGTGGCGCCGTTCTGCACCGCCAGGGTCCTCGACATGGGGATGCACGACGACCGGCCGTACATCGTGAGCGAGTACGTGCGCGGCGACTCCCTCGACCGCGTGGTCAGGCAGGACGGGCCGCGCACCGGCGGCGGGCTGGATCGGCTGGCGGTCGCGACCGCGACCGCCCTGGCCGCCATCCACCGTGCCGGAGTCGTGCACCGCGACTTCAAGCCCGGCAACGTCATCCTGGGCCCTGAGGGACCGGTCGTGATCGACTTCGGCATCTCGCGGGCGCTCGACCACGCGGTCACCCAGTCCGGGGCGTTCGGCACGCCTGGGTACATGGCGCCCGAGCAGGTCAGCTCCGACCGGAGCGACTTCGGCAGCGACCGGCTGATCAGCTTCGACCCCGCCACCGAGCGCTTCACCCCCGCGAACGGCGAGGCCGCGGGGGTACGCCAGATCCACGGCCGCCCCGGCGAGGTGTGGGGCGCGGCGTCCGGCGAGGACGCGTTGCTGCTGGTCCGGACGTCCTCCGGATGA
- a CDS encoding fumarylacetoacetate hydrolase family protein: MHIVRFVSPLTGAAAVGVDDGEQVVELPGVTTVGELLRLGSGELRERCAGADGTRHPSGSVRRLAPVDGQMEVWAAGVTYRRSREARVLESERAADVYELVYDAERPELFFKSVAWKVSGDGGRIAVRADSEIDVPEPELGLVLNALGEIVGYTVVDDVSSRTIEGVNPLYLPQAKIYLGACAVGPAIRPAWEVADPYALDITLTIGRAGETVWDGKASTSQLNRRLDDLAGYLFRADSFPDGAVLATGTCLVPDLPFTLQDGDTVTIGISEIGILTTIVVRGLEAMR; encoded by the coding sequence ATGCACATCGTACGGTTCGTCAGCCCCCTGACCGGCGCGGCCGCGGTCGGCGTCGACGACGGCGAACAGGTGGTGGAGCTGCCCGGGGTCACGACCGTCGGCGAGTTGCTGAGGCTGGGGTCCGGTGAGCTGCGGGAACGGTGCGCCGGGGCGGACGGGACCCGGCATCCGTCGGGCTCGGTACGCAGGCTGGCGCCGGTGGACGGCCAGATGGAGGTCTGGGCGGCGGGCGTGACCTACCGGCGTTCGCGCGAGGCGCGGGTGCTGGAGAGCGAGCGGGCAGCCGACGTCTACGAGCTGGTCTACGACGCCGAGCGGCCCGAGCTGTTCTTCAAGTCGGTGGCGTGGAAGGTGAGCGGGGACGGCGGGCGCATCGCGGTGCGGGCCGACTCGGAGATCGACGTGCCGGAGCCGGAGCTGGGCCTGGTGCTCAACGCGCTCGGCGAGATCGTCGGCTACACGGTGGTCGACGATGTGAGCTCGCGGACCATCGAAGGGGTCAACCCGCTCTACCTGCCGCAGGCCAAGATCTACCTGGGCGCGTGCGCGGTGGGCCCGGCGATCCGGCCCGCATGGGAGGTCGCGGATCCGTACGCGCTGGACATCACGCTCACCATCGGCAGGGCGGGGGAGACGGTGTGGGACGGCAAGGCCTCAACGTCGCAGCTGAACCGCCGCCTGGACGACCTGGCCGGCTACCTGTTCAGGGCCGACTCCTTCCCGGACGGCGCGGTGCTGGCCACCGGCACGTGCCTGGTCCCCGACCTGCCGTTCACGCTGCAGGACGGGGACACCGTGACCATCGGCATCTCCGAGATCGGCATCCTGACCACCATCGTGGTCAGAGGCCTGGAAGCGATGCGCTGA
- a CDS encoding polysaccharide deacetylase family protein, giving the protein MNIGAGSRRRAAARLLATAVLTTAACVTGQLTAGSGTVQAAVRPGFTDAGVPRASQAGKDAGVPRASQAGKDGGVPGASRVGADLAATWPKASQALLEPLIAGAQDAWGRPVDCRRAKCVALTFDDGPGLYTDALLRHLKAHRARATFFVVGQNVAAYPAVLRRTVAAGHEIGGHTWSHADLTRLPAAAVRSEFARTDHAIKAVTGLVPRIIRPPYGALNGSVRMQTTRPMVMWSVDTLDWLHRDSAKVTKKALKSVRPGSIVLFHDIHPTTVQAMPRILTTLSARGYSFVTVSQLFGGKPPRLVYSGASSML; this is encoded by the coding sequence ATGAACATCGGTGCCGGCTCGCGCCGACGGGCGGCGGCGAGGCTGCTCGCCACGGCCGTCCTGACCACGGCGGCATGCGTCACCGGCCAACTGACGGCCGGCAGTGGAACGGTCCAAGCGGCGGTCCGGCCCGGCTTCACGGACGCCGGTGTCCCCAGGGCGTCACAAGCGGGCAAGGACGCCGGTGTCCCCAGGGCGTCACAAGCGGGCAAGGACGGCGGCGTCCCGGGCGCGTCGCGGGTGGGCGCTGATCTGGCGGCGACCTGGCCGAAGGCGTCGCAGGCGCTGCTCGAGCCGCTGATCGCCGGGGCTCAGGACGCGTGGGGCCGTCCGGTCGACTGCCGCCGCGCCAAGTGCGTGGCGCTCACCTTCGACGACGGGCCCGGCCTGTACACGGACGCGCTGCTGCGCCACCTGAAGGCCCACCGCGCCCGGGCCACGTTCTTCGTCGTGGGACAGAATGTCGCCGCGTACCCCGCCGTCCTGCGCCGCACGGTCGCGGCAGGTCACGAGATCGGCGGCCACACCTGGTCGCACGCCGACCTGACCCGGCTGCCGGCTGCCGCGGTCCGCTCCGAGTTCGCCCGGACCGACCACGCGATCAAGGCGGTGACGGGGCTCGTGCCGCGCATCATCCGGCCGCCGTACGGGGCGCTCAACGGGTCCGTGCGCATGCAGACCACGCGGCCGATGGTGATGTGGAGCGTGGACACCCTGGACTGGCTGCACCGCGACAGCGCCAAGGTCACCAAGAAGGCCCTGAAGTCGGTGCGGCCCGGCAGCATCGTGCTCTTCCACGACATCCACCCCACGACGGTGCAGGCCATGCCGCGAATTCTGACGACCCTGTCCGCGCGCGGCTATTCGTTCGTCACCGTCAGCCAGCTGTTCGGCGGCAAACCGCCGCGCCTGGTCTACAGCGGCGCCTCCAGCATGCTCTGA
- a CDS encoding L,D-transpeptidase, whose amino-acid sequence MRNGRTIATTLTAAVLLISGCTSGGGTSAPGKPVEQGSVAKLAFTPADGTKKVPPDSGISVKVTDGKVTKLTVADAKGRQVRGSVAADGTWRPQWALRPSTTYTVSAEATGTDGKPVAAQARFTTLKPKRVLDSGMSPLDGETVGVGMPVQLLLSQPITAEQDRARIERALVVRMSEPVEGAWSWVSDREVQFRPREYWPVGEKVTVVAHLAGLRASGGLWGTKDRSLTFTVGPSHITKVSNETHRAVVRENGKVVRTIPVSLGKPGDDSYSGTMIAQEKAADIVMDSATVGKPGEYRIRTKWNVRMTYSGTFFHAAPWSTGAQGSRNVSHGCVNASPENARWFYEFTQRGDIIEVTGTSRKLQFGNGPTPWAKSWEDWLAGSALGKPVNG is encoded by the coding sequence ATGCGGAACGGCCGGACCATCGCGACAACTCTGACCGCGGCGGTGCTCTTGATCTCCGGATGCACCTCCGGCGGGGGCACGTCGGCGCCGGGCAAGCCCGTGGAGCAAGGGTCGGTGGCCAAGCTGGCGTTCACGCCTGCCGACGGCACGAAGAAGGTGCCGCCGGACAGCGGGATCAGCGTCAAGGTCACCGACGGCAAGGTCACCAAGCTGACCGTCGCCGACGCCAAAGGACGCCAGGTACGCGGCTCGGTGGCCGCGGACGGAACGTGGCGTCCCCAGTGGGCGTTACGGCCGTCCACGACGTACACCGTCAGCGCCGAGGCGACGGGCACGGACGGCAAGCCGGTCGCGGCGCAGGCGAGATTCACCACGCTGAAGCCGAAACGGGTGCTGGACAGCGGCATGTCGCCCCTGGACGGCGAGACGGTGGGCGTCGGGATGCCGGTGCAGTTGCTGCTGTCCCAGCCGATCACCGCCGAGCAGGACCGGGCCAGGATCGAACGGGCCCTGGTGGTGCGTATGTCCGAGCCGGTCGAGGGCGCCTGGAGCTGGGTGAGCGACCGGGAGGTGCAGTTCAGGCCGCGCGAGTACTGGCCGGTCGGCGAGAAGGTCACGGTGGTGGCGCATCTGGCCGGGCTGCGCGCGAGTGGAGGGCTGTGGGGCACGAAGGACCGCAGCCTGACCTTCACCGTCGGGCCGTCGCACATCACCAAGGTCAGCAACGAGACCCATCGGGCGGTCGTGCGGGAGAACGGCAAGGTCGTCAGGACCATCCCGGTCAGCCTCGGCAAACCGGGCGACGACAGCTACTCCGGCACCATGATCGCCCAGGAGAAGGCCGCCGACATCGTCATGGACTCCGCCACCGTCGGCAAACCCGGCGAGTACCGCATCCGCACCAAATGGAATGTGCGGATGACCTACAGCGGCACCTTCTTCCACGCCGCGCCGTGGTCGACGGGGGCGCAGGGCAGCCGCAACGTCAGCCACGGCTGCGTGAACGCCAGCCCGGAGAACGCCCGCTGGTTCTACGAGTTCACCCAGCGCGGCGACATCATCGAGGTGACGGGAACGTCCAGGAAACTCCAGTTCGGCAACGGGCCGACCCCGTGGGCGAAGTCCTGGGAGGACTGGCTCGCGGGCAGCGCCTTGGGCAAACCGGTCAACGGCTGA
- a CDS encoding sensor histidine kinase, protein MDSRRIDALMAAGALVAITAGTYGNLSWTGPYERPLDGVGITLIVVASVSLAWRRAAPLAAGLVAVAAAIAYYSAHYPGVFAAEPALASIYTLASLGRRKEAIWLAVALAVPVYGLMALAEEDPAAAGGMNLLSGWLVAMVVVGEVVKSRRAYLRAVEERAEEAERTREEAALRRAGEERLWIAQELHDSLTHSISVVNVQAAVAMELLERDPARARAALAAIKESGHEAMNELRATLGVLRQAAPDGGLAGVPRLVSRAEGAGLRVSYTVTGTPYTVPPEVDRAAYRIVQEALTNVLRHAGAAAVAVSVGYDPAGIALRVDNDGEAGTAGPGMGLIGMRERAVAAGGSLTAGPGEGGGFSVHAELPVPVRP, encoded by the coding sequence ATGGACAGCCGGAGGATCGACGCGCTCATGGCGGCGGGCGCACTGGTGGCGATCACGGCAGGCACGTACGGCAACCTGTCGTGGACCGGCCCCTACGAGCGGCCGCTCGACGGGGTGGGCATCACGCTGATCGTCGTCGCGTCCGTGTCGCTGGCCTGGCGGCGCGCGGCTCCGCTGGCCGCCGGCCTGGTCGCGGTGGCCGCTGCGATCGCCTACTACAGCGCGCACTATCCCGGCGTGTTCGCGGCCGAGCCCGCACTGGCCTCGATCTACACCCTCGCCTCGCTCGGCCGCCGCAAAGAGGCGATCTGGCTCGCGGTGGCGCTGGCCGTGCCGGTCTACGGGCTCATGGCGCTGGCCGAGGAGGACCCGGCGGCCGCCGGCGGGATGAACCTGCTGAGCGGCTGGCTGGTGGCGATGGTGGTGGTCGGCGAAGTAGTGAAGAGCCGGCGGGCGTACCTGCGGGCCGTGGAGGAACGGGCGGAGGAGGCCGAGCGCACCCGCGAGGAGGCGGCGCTGCGCCGGGCGGGCGAGGAGCGGCTGTGGATCGCCCAGGAGCTGCACGACTCGCTCACGCACAGCATCTCCGTGGTGAACGTGCAGGCCGCGGTGGCCATGGAGCTGCTGGAACGCGACCCGGCGCGGGCCCGCGCGGCGCTGGCGGCGATCAAGGAGTCAGGGCACGAGGCCATGAACGAGCTGCGTGCCACGCTGGGCGTGCTGCGCCAGGCCGCACCCGATGGCGGGCTCGCCGGGGTGCCACGGCTGGTGTCCAGGGCTGAGGGGGCGGGACTGCGGGTGTCCTACACCGTCACCGGCACCCCGTACACGGTGCCGCCCGAGGTGGACCGGGCCGCGTACCGGATCGTGCAGGAGGCGCTGACCAACGTGCTGCGGCACGCGGGCGCGGCGGCGGTCGCGGTGTCCGTCGGCTACGATCCGGCGGGGATCGCGCTGCGGGTGGACAACGACGGCGAGGCCGGCACGGCCGGGCCAGGAATGGGGTTGATCGGGATGCGGGAGCGCGCGGTCGCCGCCGGCGGGTCGCTCACCGCCGGCCCGGGCGAGGGCGGCGGCTTCAGCGTGCACGCGGAGCTGCCCGTTCCGGTACGGCCGTGA
- a CDS encoding cytochrome b, translating to MKGSSLAKALDDRIGGAAFMKKAMRKVFPDHWTYLLGEIALYAFVVVLVTGVFLTFFFKPAMQEVVYNGAYVPLRGVRMSEAYASTLEISFEVRGGLLMRQMHHWATLVFLAGIVAHLLRNFFTGAFRKPRDLNWLIGVALFVLVMLNGLFGYSLPDDLLSGAGLRILHGVTLSIPLVGTYLAAFLFGGEFPGDDIISRLYSIHVLLIPGLLLVLIPLHAVVLTWRQTHTQFRAKGLSDRVVRGAPFFPTFVAKTTVFFLWVLGVVALLATVFQVNPIWLYGPYVPSTVSAGSQPDWYMGFLEGALRIMPPWELTVFGYTVTMSVLIPALAAPGLLFTALALYPFAERWITRDHAIHHLLDRPREAPNRLGLGIAGVVYYGVLWMAGGNDLIASTFHISLNATTWIFRVAVVAGPVLGFVVARRIAMGLQARDRHTAAHGVETGVIVRGSEGGFAEVERPVTEEESAVLVPPALPALPPAPNGDVPAPVGRRIRDAAQRSWTR from the coding sequence ATGAAGGGCAGCTCACTGGCCAAGGCGCTCGACGACCGGATCGGCGGGGCGGCCTTCATGAAGAAGGCGATGCGCAAGGTCTTCCCCGACCACTGGACGTATTTACTCGGGGAGATCGCGCTGTACGCCTTCGTGGTCGTCCTGGTCACCGGCGTGTTCCTCACGTTCTTCTTCAAACCGGCGATGCAGGAGGTGGTCTACAACGGCGCGTACGTGCCGCTGCGCGGGGTGCGGATGAGCGAGGCGTACGCCTCCACCCTGGAGATCAGCTTCGAGGTGCGGGGCGGTCTGCTGATGCGGCAGATGCACCACTGGGCCACGCTCGTCTTCCTCGCCGGCATCGTCGCCCACCTGCTGCGCAACTTCTTCACCGGAGCCTTCCGCAAACCCCGGGACCTCAACTGGCTGATCGGCGTGGCGTTGTTCGTGCTGGTGATGCTCAACGGGCTGTTCGGCTACTCGCTGCCCGACGACCTGCTGTCCGGCGCGGGGCTGCGCATCCTGCACGGGGTCACCTTGTCGATCCCGCTGGTGGGGACGTATCTGGCGGCCTTCCTGTTCGGCGGCGAATTCCCCGGCGATGACATCATCTCCCGGCTCTACAGCATCCACGTGCTGCTGATCCCCGGGTTGTTGCTCGTGCTCATCCCGCTGCACGCGGTGGTGCTGACGTGGCGGCAGACCCACACCCAGTTCCGTGCCAAGGGGCTGAGTGACCGGGTGGTGCGGGGCGCGCCGTTCTTCCCGACGTTCGTGGCGAAGACGACGGTGTTCTTCCTGTGGGTGCTCGGGGTGGTCGCGCTGCTCGCCACCGTGTTCCAGGTCAACCCGATCTGGCTGTACGGCCCGTACGTGCCGAGCACCGTCAGCGCGGGCTCGCAGCCGGACTGGTACATGGGCTTCCTGGAGGGCGCGCTGCGGATCATGCCGCCGTGGGAGTTGACCGTCTTCGGCTACACGGTCACCATGAGCGTGCTGATCCCCGCGCTGGCCGCGCCGGGGCTGCTGTTCACGGCGCTGGCTCTTTACCCGTTCGCCGAGCGGTGGATCACCCGCGACCACGCCATCCACCACCTGCTGGACCGGCCGCGGGAGGCGCCGAACCGACTCGGCCTCGGCATCGCCGGGGTCGTCTACTACGGCGTGTTGTGGATGGCCGGCGGCAACGACCTGATCGCCTCGACCTTCCACATCTCGCTCAACGCGACGACATGGATCTTCCGCGTCGCCGTCGTGGCCGGGCCGGTGCTGGGCTTCGTGGTCGCGCGCCGCATCGCCATGGGGCTGCAGGCCCGCGACCGGCACACCGCCGCCCACGGCGTGGAGACCGGGGTGATCGTACGCGGCTCCGAGGGCGGGTTCGCCGAGGTAGAGCGGCCGGTCACCGAGGAGGAGAGCGCGGTGCTCGTGCCACCGGCACTGCCCGCCCTGCCGCCCGCGCCGAACGGCGACGTCCCGGCCCCGGTCGGACGCCGGATCCGCGACGCCGCGCAACGTTCGTGGACCCGGTGA